From the genome of Eucalyptus grandis isolate ANBG69807.140 chromosome 2, ASM1654582v1, whole genome shotgun sequence, one region includes:
- the LOC104433034 gene encoding zinc finger protein VAR3, chloroplastic-like — MRVGSLSLRQLPKRPNASLPCPSAAKARVLSGSMHKLFPTSRRHLKNHFPNLRFVVTSARSRQYTDAPNPDSELDFSGNNDVLGEIESSKPINPFPRFAPGMENNFHRTGHSESAAAQISHPWPEWVDLMVLLLKGGYFDAEGNPFQNVELGPKDSNLIRTACLNFARDRYDVMRYLSKKHIQVIAECGCPSTDRKVVNSGKRLRAHVGIDEGNVCSSCNLRGNCERAFVKACEDEGGRTVDVMRILLTYGLDPISDTVENKPCLTRTVKESVRALLKQMAEYGTDVLGSDSLKSTPAGDLSLHSSSEEKGYKDVPMKQGDWHCPKCNFLNFAKNIKCLRCDTFSQERLNQLQEDQDHLPLKKGDWICDKCNFLNFAKNTRCLRCKEKPPERLLNPGEWECESCNYINFRRNTVCLKCDYRRPKASNSKGLSQRDYDSGNHNQGHGAVEDRNSMWSLRRNSQMRVTNRWRFVDGENGVTEKPKLTNSSKEVSGILDFPIAGGMSDVSRDTEKREMWKMKMLERSRMTAEEKANPDEPRSSRIYRKSESPDFEDDEEMAEWFGSGKT; from the exons ATGCGAGTGGGTAGCCTGTCATTGCGTCAACTTCCCAAACGTCCAAACGCGAGCCTTCCGTGCCCATCTGCCGCCAAAGCTCGCGTCCTCTCAGGCTCAATGCACAAGCTCTTCCCAACAAGTCGTCGGCATCTGAAAAATCACTTCCCCAACCTCAGATTCGTCGTTACCTCCGCTCGTTCCCGCCAGTACACCGATGCCCCGAACCCCGACTCCGAGCTCGACTTCTCTGGCAACAACGATGTGCTTGGGGAGATCGAGTCTTCGAAACCAATCAACCCATTTCCCCGATTCGCTCCGGGGATGGAGAATAACTTCCATAGGACGGGGCACTCTGAGTCGGCGGCGGCTCAGATATCGCATCCGTGGCCCGAGTGGGTGGATTTGATGGTGCTTCTGTTGAAGGGAGGCTACTTTGATGCGGAGGGCAACCCGTTCCAGAATGTGGAGTTGGGTCCGAAAGATTCGAATCTCATTAGAACCGCATGCCTGAATTTCGCCCGCGACAGATACGACGTTATGAG GTATTTGTCAAAGAAACATATTCAGGTCATAGCAGAGTGTGGATGCCCCAGCACAGACAGAAAAGTGGTGAACTCTGGTAAGCGCTTGAGGGCACATGTGGGCATCGATGAGGGAAAT GTTTGCAGCTCCTGCAACTTGAGGGGAAACTGTGAGAGAGCATTTGTGAAGGCgtgtgaagatgaaggagggcGCACAGTTGATGTTATGCGAATCTTGTTGACATACGGACTTGACCCCATAAGCGATACTGTGGAGAATAAACCATGTCTGACTAGAACAGTTAAGGAATCAGTCAGAGCACTGCTAAAGCAAATGGCAGAGTATGGCACCGATGTACTTGGCTCTGATTCGTTGAAATCCACCCCAGCTGGTGATTTATCCTTGCATTCAAGTTCGGAAGAGAAAGGCTACAAAGATGTTCCAATGAAACAAGGAGATTGGCATTGCCCCAA GTGCAACTTCTTAAACTTTGCTAAGAACATCAAATGCTTGCGATGCGATACTTTTTCTCAGGAAAGATTGAATCAACTGCAGGAAGACCAAGATCATCTTCCGCTAAAGAAAGGAGACTGGATATGTGACAA AtgcaatttcttaaattttgcaAAGAATACTAGATGTTTACGGTGCAAAGAGAAACCCCCGGAAAGGCTACTCAATCCTGGGGAGTGGGAATGTGAATC GTGCAATTACATCAACTTTAGAAGGAATACGGTATGCTTGAAGTGTGATTATAGAAGGCCTAAAGCATCAAATTCAAAGGGCTTGTCTCAACGAGATTATGATTCTGGAAATCACAATCAAGGTCATGGAGCCGTTGAAGATAGAAATTCTATGTGGTCTCTGAGGAGAAATAGTCAAATGCGAGTCACAAATAGGTGGAGATTTGTGGATGGAGAGAATGGGGTCACTGAGAAACCAAAGTTAACAAACTCATCGAAAGAGGTTTCTGGAATTCTTGATTTTCCAATTGCAGGAGGCATGAGCGATGTGTCTCGTGACACAGAAAAGAGGGAAATGTGGAAAATGAAGATGCTGGAAAGAAGCAGAATGACTGCAGAGGAAAAGGCAAATCCAGACGAGCCACGCTCATCCAGAATTTATAGGAAGTCCGAATCACCAGACTTTGAGGACGATGAAGAAATGGCTGAATGGTTTGGCAGTGGGAAGACGTGA
- the LOC104435427 gene encoding 1-aminocyclopropane-1-carboxylate oxidase homolog 4-like, translating to MGVTNTTQQSFDRAQELKQFEESKLGVKGLVDSGLTSLPPLFVHPPETLSTLKPARPKPDSIPTIDLSCRDSFRRPSVVAEVGRAACELGFFQVVNYGVPTEVLDRTIAAMKAFHEQPIETKARIYRREMETSVSFFSNFDLFHSKAASWRDTLQIMLGPKLADVEEIPEVCRNEVLEWNQQVQRLGSLLLGLLSEGLGLSADKLQELACLETRVMVGHYYPYCPQLDLTVGLMSHTDPGVITLVLQDQIGGLQVKHGDEWVDVAPIPGALVVNIGDTLQIMSNDKYKSVDHRVLANPNREPRVSIAVLYYPSNHENEFGPFPELVSSDKPAAFRQFTISEYMRRFFTKELDGKSLINYFRA from the exons ATGGGCGTCACCAACACCACGCAACAATCCTTCGACCGAGCCCAAGAgctcaagcaatttgaagaatCCAAGCTCGGCGTCAAAGGTCTCGTCGACTCCGGCCTCACCTCCCTCCCACCCCTCTTTGTCCACCCGCCTGAGACTCTCTCCACCCTCAAGCCTGCCCGCCCCAAGCCCGACTCCATCCCCACCATCGACCTCTCCTGCCGTGACTCCTTCCGACGGCCCTCCGTCGTCGCAGAAGTGGGGCGTGCAGCTTGCGAGCTTGGCTTCTTCCAAGTGGTCAACTACGGCGTGCCGACGGAGGTCCTGGACCGCACGATCGCGGCGATGAAGGCCTTCCATGAGCAGCCGATAGAGACGAAGGCAAGGATCTACCGGAGGGAGATGGAGACCAGCGTGTCATTCTTCTCCAACTTCGACTTGTTCCACTCCAAAGCAGCTAGCTGGAG gGACACACTCCAGATAATGTTGGGGCCGAAATTAGCGGACGTGGAAGAGATCCCCGAGGTGTGCAGAAACGAGGTGTTGGAGTGGAATCAACAGGTTCAACGGCTGGGGAGCCTCCTCTTGGGGCTATTGAGCGAGGGGCTGGGATTGAGTGCCGACAAGCTACAGGAATTGGCGTGCTTGGAGACGAGGGTCATGGTAGGGCATTACTATCCATACTGTCCCCAACTCGATCTGACAGTCGGCCTGATGTCCCACACAGACCCAGGAGTGATCACATTGGTGCTGCAAGACCAAATCGGTGGGTTGCAGGTGAAGCATGGTGACGAGTGGGTGGATGTGGCGCCCATCCCAGGGGCTCTTGTTGTGAACATCGGTGACACCCTTCAG ATCATGTCCAATGACAAGTACAAAAGCGTGGACCACCGAGTGTTGGCCAACCCCAACCGAGAGCCACGTGTGTCGATAGCAGTTCTCTACTACCCAAGCAATCACGAGAATGAGTTCGGACCGTTCCCAGAGCTTGTGTCCTCGGATAAGCCCGCTGCTTTTCGGCAGTTCACCATAAGCGAATACATGAGGAGATTCTTTACTAAGGAGTTGGACGGGAAAAGTCTGATAAACTACTTCAGGGCGTGA